In Chloroflexota bacterium, a single window of DNA contains:
- a CDS encoding FGGY-family carbohydrate kinase — MSVRPRELLLGIDIGTSGSKGVLASPAGRIVAVASRPHPLSLPRPGWAEHDAETIWWADFLTLSHELVARAGESASRIVGLCVSGIGPTLLPADADGRPLRPAILYGIDSRSTREIADLTERFGADAILVRGGTLLSSQAVGPKLLWLRRHEPRVWAETRQLLMANSFVVQRLTGEYVLDHHSASQVDPLYEVQHQRWAEDWASEVAPGLQLPRLVWPAETVGAVTAAAAAETGLPAGVPVAAGSIDAWVEALSVDVRDPGDVMFMYGTTLMVVQVVDRLVPYPGLWGTTHVFPGASSLSTGLATSGALTSWLREIAGGIPYEQLLGEASGVPAGADGLLVLPYFAGERAPIDDPHARGMILGLTLSHGRGHLYRALLEASGYGVRHIMDTLRAAAAHPRRLVAVGGGTQGDLWPQIVSDILGQPQEIPRETIGAAYGDALLAAIAAGLADQHTRWNQPAATIEPNGQHTATYDRLYEVYRSLYPATREQMHQLAAFQLG, encoded by the coding sequence ATGAGCGTGCGGCCGCGGGAGCTACTCCTTGGCATCGACATCGGCACGTCCGGCTCGAAGGGCGTGCTGGCGTCACCAGCAGGACGGATCGTCGCCGTCGCCTCCAGGCCGCACCCGCTCTCGCTGCCGCGCCCCGGCTGGGCCGAGCACGACGCCGAGACGATCTGGTGGGCCGACTTCCTGACGCTCTCCCATGAGCTTGTCGCGCGGGCCGGCGAGTCCGCCAGCCGGATCGTCGGGCTGTGCGTCAGCGGGATCGGGCCGACGCTGCTGCCGGCCGACGCCGATGGCCGGCCGCTCCGCCCAGCGATCCTCTATGGGATCGACAGCCGCTCGACCCGCGAGATCGCCGACCTGACCGAGCGGTTCGGGGCCGATGCCATCCTGGTGCGTGGCGGCACCCTGCTCTCGTCGCAGGCGGTCGGCCCGAAGCTGCTCTGGCTGCGCCGCCATGAGCCGCGGGTCTGGGCCGAGACCCGGCAACTGCTGATGGCGAACAGCTTCGTCGTGCAGCGCCTGACCGGCGAGTACGTCCTGGACCACCATTCCGCCAGCCAGGTCGATCCGCTCTACGAGGTACAGCACCAGCGCTGGGCCGAGGACTGGGCTTCCGAGGTCGCGCCGGGCCTCCAGCTGCCGCGCCTCGTCTGGCCCGCCGAGACGGTCGGGGCGGTTACGGCTGCCGCTGCCGCCGAGACCGGCCTGCCGGCCGGCGTCCCCGTGGCGGCTGGATCTATCGACGCGTGGGTTGAGGCGCTCAGCGTGGACGTGCGCGATCCTGGCGACGTGATGTTCATGTACGGCACCACGCTGATGGTGGTGCAGGTCGTCGACCGGCTCGTGCCGTATCCCGGACTCTGGGGAACCACCCACGTCTTCCCCGGCGCCAGCTCCCTGTCAACAGGCCTTGCCACGTCCGGGGCATTGACGAGCTGGCTCCGCGAGATCGCCGGCGGCATCCCCTACGAGCAGCTGCTGGGCGAGGCCTCCGGCGTGCCGGCCGGCGCCGACGGCCTCCTGGTGCTGCCGTACTTCGCCGGCGAGCGCGCCCCGATCGACGATCCGCACGCGCGCGGCATGATCCTCGGACTGACGCTCAGCCACGGTCGGGGGCACCTCTACCGCGCCCTGCTGGAAGCGAGCGGCTACGGCGTGCGCCACATCATGGACACGCTGCGGGCGGCCGCCGCCCACCCGCGCCGGCTGGTCGCCGTGGGCGGCGGCACCCAGGGCGACCTCTGGCCGCAGATCGTGTCGGACATCCTGGGCCAGCCGCAGGAGATCCCGCGCGAGACCATCGGCGCGGCCTACGGGGACGCGCTGCTGGCAGCCATTGCGGCCGGGCTGGCCGACCAGCACACCCGCTGGAACCAGCCGGCCGCCACGATCGAGCCGAACGGCCAGCACACCGCGACCTATGACCGGCTGTACGAGGTCTATCGCTCGCTGTACCCGGCCACCCGCGAGCAGATGCATCAACTGGCGGCCTTCCAGCTGGGCTGA
- a CDS encoding sn-glycerol-1-phosphate dehydrogenase: MSSSRALVERALSVATDTRHLILAPGAIKSVVATFDAIADGRPAVVVADRTTWRVAGERVDGLLRAAGRQTREPILLPDGIHADIAHVESVQEALSRDTGLAVVVGSGTLNDLGKLASARLGRPYMVVATAASMDGYAAFGAAITRDGFKQTFACPAPAAIVADLDVIAAAPTPLTAAGYGDLLGKVTAGADWIVADALGVEPVDAVAWSLVQAPLRDALSAPGRLRQHDPTATEHFFLGLVLSGLAMQAARSSRPASGGEHLISHLWEMLGLSHNGTMPSHGVKVGIGTVLVSLLYGRLLARDLDALDVEARVAALPSATAVEQTVRAALPAGEIADRAVVESLAKLPSADELRRRLELAREAWPALRERLQAQLLPPAALRRRLADLDAAATPAEVGVGPEQLRADLRAARLIRRRYTMLDLAAELGLLDACIDEVVSAVYAPGLAEEAGAQPQPATIPVVGR, encoded by the coding sequence ATGTCCAGCTCCCGAGCGCTCGTCGAGCGTGCGCTCAGCGTCGCGACCGATACGCGTCACCTGATTCTGGCCCCCGGCGCGATCAAGTCCGTCGTCGCGACCTTCGACGCCATCGCCGACGGCCGCCCAGCCGTCGTGGTCGCCGATCGGACCACCTGGCGCGTCGCTGGCGAGCGCGTCGACGGCCTGTTGCGCGCAGCCGGCCGCCAGACCCGGGAGCCGATCCTGCTGCCAGACGGCATCCACGCCGACATCGCGCATGTTGAATCGGTTCAGGAAGCGCTGAGCAGGGACACCGGCCTGGCGGTGGTCGTCGGCTCGGGGACGCTCAACGACCTGGGCAAGCTGGCCTCGGCCCGGCTCGGCCGGCCGTACATGGTGGTGGCAACCGCGGCCTCGATGGACGGCTACGCGGCGTTCGGCGCGGCCATCACGCGGGACGGCTTCAAGCAGACCTTTGCCTGCCCGGCCCCGGCCGCCATCGTGGCCGACCTGGACGTGATCGCCGCCGCGCCGACGCCGCTGACCGCCGCCGGCTACGGCGACCTGCTCGGCAAGGTGACGGCCGGCGCAGACTGGATCGTGGCCGACGCCCTCGGGGTCGAGCCGGTCGATGCGGTGGCGTGGTCGCTGGTTCAGGCGCCGCTGCGGGACGCCCTGAGCGCCCCCGGCCGTCTGCGCCAGCACGATCCCACCGCCACCGAGCACTTCTTCCTCGGCCTCGTGCTCTCAGGGCTGGCGATGCAGGCCGCCCGAAGCTCGCGCCCGGCCTCCGGCGGCGAGCACCTGATCAGCCACCTCTGGGAGATGCTCGGCCTCAGCCACAACGGGACGATGCCATCGCACGGCGTCAAGGTCGGCATCGGAACGGTGCTGGTCAGCCTGCTGTACGGGCGCCTCTTGGCGCGCGACCTGGACGCGCTGGATGTCGAGGCTCGGGTGGCGGCGCTGCCATCGGCGACGGCAGTCGAGCAGACAGTGCGCGCGGCGCTGCCGGCCGGCGAGATCGCCGATCGAGCCGTCGTGGAGAGCCTCGCGAAGCTGCCGAGCGCCGACGAGCTGCGGCGGCGGTTGGAGCTGGCGCGGGAGGCGTGGCCGGCCCTGCGCGAGCGGCTTCAGGCGCAACTGCTGCCGCCGGCCGCGCTGCGCCGCCGGCTGGCCGACCTGGACGCCGCCGCCACGCCGGCCGAGGTGGGGGTCGGGCCGGAGCAGTTGCGGGCGGACCTGCGCGCCGCCCGCCTGATCCGGCGGCGCTACACGATGCTCGACCTTGCCGCCGAGCTTGGGCTGCTTGACGCCTGCATCGACGAGGTCGTGAGCGCCGTCTATGCCCCCGGCCTCGCGGAGGAGGCGGGAGCGCAGCCACAGCCCGCGACGATCCCGGTCGTCGGTCGATGA
- a CDS encoding GerMN domain-containing protein: MQVQAISRFAASAARVGMRAALALSVALGALLSAGAIPVAAESPSDDPFKAYGSDFRFTADGADPSVLVPDGAEVTAFAWASPATVAATSRSAEEQPQPVSASAPASEIRHEIAVFFSKRPESDADFSAVFPVSRMADDAGVARHAMLALLQGPTADERAQGYFSEVGAMLVGPSTCGGERFTLRIVDGAATLKLCQQPRSAGIGQDARARSAIEATLRQFPTVQRVTLLSADGDCLFDESGENRCLRP; this comes from the coding sequence ATGCAGGTCCAGGCTATCAGTCGATTCGCCGCCAGTGCCGCGCGCGTAGGTATGCGCGCGGCACTGGCGCTGAGCGTCGCGCTTGGCGCACTGCTTAGCGCAGGCGCGATCCCCGTCGCAGCAGAGAGCCCGAGCGACGACCCGTTCAAGGCGTACGGCAGCGACTTTCGCTTCACGGCGGATGGGGCGGACCCGTCGGTCCTGGTGCCAGATGGCGCGGAGGTCACGGCCTTCGCCTGGGCCAGCCCTGCCACCGTGGCCGCAACCAGCCGATCCGCCGAGGAGCAGCCACAGCCAGTCTCCGCATCCGCCCCGGCCAGTGAGATCCGCCACGAGATCGCGGTCTTCTTCTCGAAACGGCCCGAGTCTGACGCCGACTTCTCGGCGGTCTTCCCGGTCTCACGGATGGCCGACGACGCCGGCGTGGCCCGCCACGCCATGCTTGCGCTGCTCCAGGGGCCGACGGCCGACGAACGCGCGCAGGGCTACTTCTCTGAGGTCGGCGCGATGCTTGTCGGGCCGTCCACTTGCGGCGGCGAGCGCTTCACCCTGCGGATCGTAGACGGCGCGGCCACGCTCAAGCTCTGCCAGCAACCGCGGTCGGCGGGCATCGGGCAGGACGCTCGCGCTCGCAGCGCCATCGAGGCCACCCTGCGCCAGTTCCCAACCGTGCAGCGGGTCACGCTCCTGAGCGCTGACGGCGACTGCCTGTTTGACGAGAGCGGCGAGAATCGCTGCCTCCGGCCGTAG
- a CDS encoding MFS transporter produces MKVVPSAAGLAVWYAENRILAWICLLIFVNQLGFGAIVPTVPLYARTFDVPLAAIGLTIAAYGLARFLVGLPAGLISDTFGRRYALALGGLITVAGNLLCAIAPSYLPFLLARFIAGFGAGLVITASQIMLADISTPERRGRMMATYSAVFSLAVGFGPLPGGLLADAFGLSAPFWAYAGMGGLAAVLAWFRVPETKYLRTAMGGVSHADRPSFWSQVRLLAVQRPFLLVCLVGFTAFFARTGALFSLIPVLAQERIGMSPDQLGLALTAMNVAAALLTVPAGTLADRIGRKKMIVPATTMTGVSMLLFMVAPSFPGFLLACAAWSLALGLGQSSPEAYVADSARPGTNASTMSTFRMLSETGYVIGPFILGVIADGWGTNTALLTTAAFAMSVAALFALFAPEKRRLVAAAPAS; encoded by the coding sequence ATGAAAGTCGTCCCCTCGGCGGCCGGCCTGGCCGTCTGGTACGCCGAGAACCGGATCCTGGCCTGGATCTGCCTGCTCATCTTCGTCAATCAGCTGGGATTCGGGGCCATCGTGCCCACCGTGCCGCTGTACGCCCGGACCTTCGACGTACCGCTGGCAGCCATCGGGCTGACCATCGCGGCGTACGGACTGGCGCGGTTCCTGGTCGGGCTGCCGGCCGGGCTGATCTCGGACACGTTCGGGCGTCGGTACGCGCTGGCCCTGGGCGGCCTGATCACGGTGGCCGGCAACCTCCTGTGCGCCATCGCACCGTCGTACCTGCCGTTCCTGTTGGCGCGGTTCATCGCTGGTTTCGGGGCCGGGCTGGTCATCACCGCCAGCCAGATCATGCTGGCCGACATCAGCACCCCCGAGCGCCGGGGCCGTATGATGGCCACCTACAGCGCCGTCTTCAGCCTCGCGGTCGGGTTTGGTCCGCTGCCCGGCGGCCTGCTGGCGGACGCCTTCGGGCTGAGCGCCCCGTTCTGGGCCTACGCCGGCATGGGCGGGCTGGCGGCGGTCCTGGCGTGGTTCCGCGTGCCGGAGACAAAGTATCTGCGGACCGCCATGGGTGGCGTGTCCCACGCCGACCGCCCATCGTTCTGGTCCCAGGTCCGCCTGCTCGCGGTGCAGCGGCCGTTCCTGCTGGTCTGCCTCGTCGGGTTCACCGCCTTCTTCGCCAGGACCGGCGCGCTGTTCAGCCTGATCCCCGTGCTGGCCCAGGAGCGTATCGGGATGTCGCCCGATCAACTCGGGCTGGCGCTGACGGCGATGAATGTCGCCGCCGCCCTCCTGACGGTTCCGGCCGGCACCCTCGCCGACCGCATCGGTCGGAAGAAGATGATCGTGCCGGCGACGACCATGACCGGCGTGTCGATGCTCCTGTTCATGGTTGCGCCGTCGTTTCCCGGCTTCCTGCTGGCCTGCGCAGCCTGGAGTCTGGCGCTCGGGCTGGGGCAGTCCTCGCCGGAAGCGTACGTCGCGGACAGCGCCCGCCCCGGCACCAACGCCTCGACGATGAGCACCTTCCGGATGCTCTCGGAGACCGGGTACGTGATCGGTCCATTCATTCTGGGCGTGATCGCCGACGGCTGGGGTACAAACACGGCCCTGCTGACGACGGCGGCCTTCGCGATGAGCGTCGCCGCCCTGTTCGCGCTGTTCGCGCCCGAGAAGCGACGGCTGGTGGCGGCGGCTCCGGCGTCATAG
- a CDS encoding DUF2171 domain-containing protein, with protein sequence MADPVSDRLYLGRIVPGMDVCDVTGEKVGSISHIYRIDENTMTEPASRNFEEIIEVSSGFLGLGKRYYIPMSAIQEVLTDSVFISKSREAFGELGFEEKPAHLASLT encoded by the coding sequence ATGGCTGACCCCGTGTCGGATCGCCTGTACCTCGGGCGCATCGTCCCGGGTATGGATGTCTGTGACGTCACAGGCGAGAAGGTTGGCTCCATCTCGCATATCTACCGTATCGACGAGAACACCATGACCGAGCCGGCCAGCCGTAACTTCGAGGAGATCATCGAGGTGTCGTCCGGCTTTCTCGGGTTGGGGAAGCGGTACTACATCCCGATGAGCGCCATTCAGGAGGTGCTCACCGACTCGGTCTTCATCTCGAAGTCGCGCGAAGCGTTCGGCGAGTTGGGATTCGAGGAGAAGCCCGCGCATCTGGCGTCGCTCACGTGA
- a CDS encoding chemotaxis protein CheX: MAVMQASGERSAIMESVPAVSPGIERVLNMLAQQAPRADILEPFIQAARDVAAQEFGSEVTPGKLSVTNAPDTMQDVTVVIGITGRLTGIAVYGMSEEMAMAVVGKMMGSPIDELDDLAISGIAEMANVITGHATTLLTAMGLHCDISTPTVLLGSGARLSTGKIQRLVMPLHTDLGVLQAQVAVKVTSAKS, from the coding sequence GTGGCGGTCATGCAGGCGAGCGGCGAAAGGTCGGCGATCATGGAATCCGTTCCGGCGGTGTCGCCCGGGATCGAGCGCGTGTTGAACATGCTTGCTCAGCAGGCGCCCCGTGCGGACATATTGGAGCCGTTTATTCAGGCGGCGCGGGACGTGGCGGCGCAGGAGTTCGGTTCGGAGGTCACCCCGGGCAAGCTCTCGGTGACCAATGCGCCCGACACCATGCAGGACGTGACCGTCGTCATCGGTATCACGGGAAGGCTGACGGGCATTGCCGTCTACGGCATGTCGGAAGAGATGGCCATGGCCGTCGTGGGCAAGATGATGGGGTCGCCCATTGACGAACTGGACGACCTCGCGATCTCGGGCATCGCGGAGATGGCCAACGTCATCACCGGGCACGCGACGACGCTGCTGACGGCGATGGGCCTGCACTGCGACATCTCGACCCCCACGGTCTTGCTCGGCTCGGGGGCGCGCCTCAGCACCGGCAAGATCCAGCGGCTGGTGATGCCGCTCCACACCGACCTCGGTGTCTTGCAGGCGCAGGTGGCGGTCAAGGTCACCAGCGCGAAGTCCTGA